A window of the Streptomyces griseochromogenes genome harbors these coding sequences:
- a CDS encoding ATP-binding cassette domain-containing protein — protein sequence MHSPHDPYVRVRGAREHNLKGVDVDIPRDVLAVFTGVSGSGKSSLAFGTVYAEAQRRYFESVAPYARRLIHQVGAPKVGEITGLPPAVSLQQRRSAPTSRSSVGTVTNLSNSLRMLFSRAGDYPPGAERLDSDAFSPNTAAGACPGCHGLGEVHRTTEALLVPDPSLTVREGAIAAWPGAWQGKNLRDILDTLGYDVDRPWRELPAEQREWILFTEDQPVVTVHPVRDADRIQRPYQGTYMSAHRYVLKTFSDTRSATLRAKAERFLTSAPCPVCGGSRLRPEALAVTFGGRTIAELAAVPLTDLAALLHGGSETARVLTEDLKSRIAPVVELGLGYLSLDRAAPTLSAGELQRLRLATQLRSGLFGVVYVLDEPSAGLHPADTEALLTVLDRLKAAGNSVFVVEHHLEVVRGADWLVDVGPGAGEHGGRVLYSGPVAELASVAESATARHLFDEAPGPAREVREPRGWLEVGPVTRHNLRAVTAQFPLGAFTAVTGVSGSGKSTLIGELTQDLDGVGRVVRVDQKPIGRTPRSNLATYTGLFDVVRKVFAATDAARERGYGVGRFSFNVAGGRCETCQGEGFVSVELLFLPSTYAPCPECGGARYNTDTLRVAYRGRNIAEVLDFTVEAAAAFFADVPAAARSLGTLLDVGLGYLRLGQPATELSGGEAQRIKLASELQRGRRAHTLYLLDEPTTGLHPADVEVLMDRLHGLVDAGHTVVVVEHDMTVVAEADWVIDLGPGGGDRGGRIVVTGPPLRVARAEGSATAPYLARVMP from the coding sequence ATGCACAGCCCCCATGATCCGTACGTTCGCGTCCGTGGTGCCCGCGAGCACAACCTCAAGGGCGTCGACGTGGACATCCCACGGGACGTACTGGCCGTGTTCACCGGCGTGTCCGGCTCGGGGAAGTCGTCCCTGGCGTTCGGCACCGTCTACGCCGAGGCGCAGCGACGCTACTTCGAGTCGGTCGCGCCGTACGCGCGCAGACTGATACACCAGGTCGGGGCGCCCAAGGTCGGCGAGATCACCGGGCTGCCGCCCGCGGTCTCCCTGCAGCAGCGCCGCTCGGCCCCCACCTCCCGTTCCTCGGTGGGCACGGTCACCAACCTCTCCAACTCCCTGCGCATGCTGTTCTCACGCGCCGGTGACTATCCGCCCGGCGCCGAGCGGCTGGATTCGGACGCGTTCTCCCCCAATACGGCGGCCGGTGCCTGCCCCGGGTGCCACGGCCTCGGCGAAGTGCACCGCACCACCGAGGCGCTGCTGGTCCCCGACCCCTCGCTCACCGTCCGCGAGGGCGCGATCGCCGCCTGGCCGGGCGCCTGGCAGGGCAAGAACCTGCGCGACATCCTCGACACGCTCGGGTACGACGTGGACCGGCCCTGGCGCGAGCTGCCCGCCGAGCAGCGGGAGTGGATCCTGTTCACAGAGGATCAGCCGGTCGTCACCGTCCATCCGGTCCGGGACGCCGACCGGATCCAACGGCCGTACCAGGGCACGTACATGAGCGCGCACCGGTATGTGCTGAAGACGTTCTCCGACACCAGGTCAGCGACGCTGCGGGCGAAGGCGGAACGCTTCCTGACCAGTGCGCCCTGCCCGGTGTGCGGGGGCAGCAGGCTGCGGCCCGAGGCGCTGGCGGTGACCTTCGGCGGCCGGACCATCGCCGAACTGGCCGCCGTGCCGCTGACCGACCTGGCCGCACTGCTGCACGGCGGCTCGGAGACCGCCCGCGTCCTCACCGAGGATCTCAAGTCCCGGATCGCGCCGGTCGTGGAGCTGGGCCTCGGCTATCTCAGCCTGGACCGGGCCGCCCCCACCCTCTCGGCGGGCGAGCTGCAACGGCTGCGGCTCGCCACCCAGTTGCGCTCGGGGCTGTTCGGTGTGGTGTACGTGCTGGACGAGCCGTCGGCCGGACTGCACCCGGCGGACACCGAGGCCCTGCTCACGGTGCTGGACCGGCTGAAGGCGGCCGGTAACTCGGTGTTCGTGGTGGAGCACCATCTGGAGGTGGTGCGCGGCGCCGACTGGCTGGTGGACGTGGGCCCCGGCGCGGGAGAGCACGGCGGGCGGGTGCTGTACAGCGGCCCGGTGGCCGAGCTGGCCTCGGTCGCGGAGTCGGCCACGGCCCGCCATCTCTTCGACGAGGCGCCCGGCCCGGCGCGTGAGGTCCGTGAGCCGCGGGGCTGGCTGGAGGTGGGCCCCGTGACCCGCCACAACCTGCGCGCGGTGACGGCCCAGTTCCCGCTCGGCGCGTTCACCGCCGTCACCGGTGTGTCCGGCTCCGGGAAGTCCACGCTGATCGGCGAGCTGACCCAGGACCTGGACGGGGTCGGCCGTGTGGTCCGGGTGGACCAGAAGCCGATCGGGCGCACTCCGCGCTCCAACCTGGCCACCTACACCGGCCTGTTCGACGTCGTACGCAAGGTGTTCGCCGCCACCGACGCGGCACGGGAACGCGGGTACGGCGTCGGGCGGTTCTCCTTCAACGTGGCGGGAGGGCGCTGCGAGACCTGCCAGGGTGAGGGGTTCGTCAGCGTCGAGCTGCTGTTCCTGCCGAGCACGTACGCGCCGTGCCCGGAGTGCGGCGGCGCCCGCTACAACACCGACACGCTCCGGGTCGCGTACCGGGGACGGAACATCGCCGAGGTCCTGGACTTCACGGTCGAGGCCGCGGCGGCCTTCTTCGCGGACGTCCCGGCCGCTGCCCGCAGCCTGGGCACGCTGCTGGACGTGGGCCTCGGCTATCTGCGCCTGGGCCAGCCCGCCACCGAGCTGTCCGGCGGGGAGGCCCAGCGGATCAAGCTCGCGAGCGAGCTGCAGCGAGGCCGGCGCGCCCACACCCTCTACCTGCTGGACGAGCCGACGACCGGACTGCACCCGGCCGACGTCGAGGTGCTGATGGACCGACTGCACGGGCTCGTCGACGCCGGGCACACGGTGGTCGTGGTCGAGCACGACATGACCGTGGTCGCGGAGGCCGACTGGGTGATCGACCTGGGGCCGGGCGGCGGCGACCGGGGCGGCCGCATCGTGGTGACCGGGCCGCCGCTGCGGGTGGCACGGGCCGAGGGCAGCGCGACGGCGCCCTATCTGGCCCGGGTCATGCCGTGA
- the rpmF gene encoding 50S ribosomal protein L32, which translates to MAVPKRKMSRSNTRHRRARWKANTPALVPVTVGGVRHLVPQHLVKAYERGLLRPGD; encoded by the coding sequence GTGGCCGTTCCCAAGCGGAAGATGTCCCGCAGCAACACACGGCACCGCCGCGCCCGGTGGAAGGCGAACACCCCGGCGCTGGTACCCGTGACGGTCGGGGGCGTCCGGCACCTGGTACCGCAGCATCTGGTCAAGGCGTACGAGCGCGGGCTCCTGCGCCCCGGGGACTGA
- a CDS encoding dodecin, producing the protein MSNHTYRVTEIVGTSHEGIDQAIRNGIARADQTLRNLDWFEVTQVRGQIENGHIEHYQVGLKVGFRIEDGE; encoded by the coding sequence ATGTCGAACCACACCTACCGGGTCACGGAGATCGTCGGCACCTCGCACGAGGGCATCGACCAGGCCATCCGCAACGGCATCGCACGCGCCGACCAGACTCTGCGCAACCTGGACTGGTTCGAGGTGACCCAGGTCCGCGGCCAGATCGAGAACGGGCACATCGAGCACTACCAGGTGGGCCTGAAGGTGGGCTTCCGCATCGAGGACGGGGAGTGA
- a CDS encoding LLM class flavin-dependent oxidoreductase, with the protein MSAVIARTRFSVLDRSRTREGRPHTEPLRDTVALAREAEALGYHRFWVSEHHGVPGVAGSAPTVLAAAVAGATRTIRVGTGGVMLPNHQPLVVAEQFGVLESLFPGRIDMGLGRSVGFTNGVRKALGRDKDDAEDFAARLGELLGWFAGTSPTGVHARPAEGLRVPPFVLAMGEGARIAARAGLPMVIGDLRGREKMLRGIDEYRSLFRPSPWASEPYVVISGTIAVAGTEEAARRLLVPEAWAMAYSRTHGTFPPLAPAEETGARTMTAKEREFYESGLAGHIAGTEDQVAHELETVLKESGADEVLVTTSTYDRAALLDSHRRLASLFAPRG; encoded by the coding sequence GTGAGTGCAGTGATCGCCCGAACCAGGTTCTCCGTCCTCGACCGCTCCCGCACCCGCGAGGGCCGCCCGCACACCGAGCCGCTGCGGGACACCGTCGCGCTGGCGCGGGAAGCGGAGGCGCTCGGCTACCACCGTTTCTGGGTGTCCGAGCACCATGGCGTGCCCGGGGTCGCCGGGTCCGCCCCGACCGTGCTCGCCGCCGCCGTGGCCGGCGCGACCCGCACGATCCGGGTCGGCACCGGCGGGGTCATGCTGCCCAATCACCAACCCCTCGTCGTCGCCGAGCAGTTCGGCGTGCTGGAGTCGCTCTTCCCGGGCCGGATCGACATGGGGCTCGGCCGTTCGGTGGGCTTCACCAACGGAGTGCGCAAGGCCCTCGGGCGGGACAAGGACGACGCCGAGGACTTCGCGGCGCGGCTCGGCGAGCTGCTCGGCTGGTTCGCCGGCACCTCGCCGACCGGGGTGCACGCCCGCCCGGCGGAGGGCCTGCGGGTACCGCCCTTTGTGCTGGCCATGGGCGAGGGCGCGCGGATCGCGGCCCGTGCGGGGCTGCCGATGGTCATCGGGGACCTGCGGGGCCGGGAGAAGATGCTGCGCGGCATCGACGAGTACCGCTCCCTGTTCCGCCCCTCCCCCTGGGCGTCCGAGCCGTACGTCGTGATCTCCGGCACCATCGCGGTCGCCGGGACCGAGGAGGCCGCCCGGCGGCTGCTCGTCCCGGAGGCCTGGGCCATGGCGTACTCACGGACCCATGGCACCTTCCCGCCCCTGGCCCCGGCCGAGGAGACCGGGGCCAGGACGATGACCGCGAAGGAGCGGGAGTTCTACGAGTCCGGCCTCGCGGGGCACATCGCCGGCACCGAGGACCAGGTCGCCCATGAGCTGGAGACGGTCCTCAAGGAGTCGGGCGCCGACGAAGTCCTCGTCACCACCAGCACGTACGATCGTGCGGCGCTGCTGGACTCCCACCGGCGCCTCGCCTCGCTGTTCGCGCCCCGCGGCTGA
- the egtD gene encoding L-histidine N(alpha)-methyltransferase produces MSPLRVTRTLPEDATDAALRADVLAGLTVNPKSLPPKWFYDARGSELFEQITELPEYYPTRAEREILTTRSGEIAAASRARTLVELGSGSSEKTRHLLDALTSLEAYVPVDVSESALTQAGRALVEERPDLEVHALIADFTAPLSLPETPGPRLLAFLGGTIGNLLPAEREKFLASVRSLLAPGDGLLLGTDLVKDERVLVRAYDDAAGVTAAFNKNVLAVVDRELGADFDPDAFDHVALWDAEREWIEMRLRSRTAQTVKVPALGLAVDFAAGEELRTEVSAKFRRDGVSAELGAAGLELTHWWTDAEGRFALSLSVVS; encoded by the coding sequence GTGAGTCCCCTGCGTGTCACCCGCACCCTCCCCGAGGACGCCACGGACGCCGCGCTGCGCGCCGATGTCCTCGCCGGCCTCACCGTCAATCCCAAGTCGCTGCCGCCCAAGTGGTTCTACGACGCGCGGGGCAGCGAGCTGTTCGAGCAGATCACCGAGCTGCCCGAGTACTACCCCACGCGAGCCGAGCGCGAGATCCTCACCACCCGTTCCGGTGAGATCGCCGCCGCGAGCCGTGCCCGCACCCTGGTCGAACTGGGCTCCGGCTCCTCGGAGAAGACCCGCCACCTGCTCGACGCGCTCACCTCCCTGGAGGCGTACGTTCCGGTCGACGTCAGCGAGAGTGCGCTCACCCAGGCCGGCCGAGCGCTCGTCGAGGAGCGGCCGGACCTCGAAGTCCACGCGCTCATCGCGGACTTCACGGCCCCACTGAGCCTGCCCGAAACTCCCGGGCCCCGGCTGCTGGCGTTCCTCGGCGGCACCATCGGCAACCTGCTGCCCGCCGAGCGGGAGAAGTTCCTGGCGTCCGTGCGTTCCCTGCTCGCGCCGGGCGACGGGCTGCTGCTCGGCACGGACCTGGTCAAGGACGAGCGGGTACTGGTCCGGGCGTACGACGACGCGGCCGGGGTGACGGCCGCGTTCAACAAGAACGTGCTGGCCGTCGTCGACCGGGAGCTGGGCGCCGACTTCGACCCCGACGCCTTCGATCATGTGGCGCTGTGGGACGCGGAGCGGGAGTGGATCGAGATGCGGCTGCGCTCCCGCACCGCGCAGACGGTCAAGGTCCCGGCGCTCGGCCTCGCCGTGGACTTCGCGGCGGGCGAGGAGCTGCGCACGGAGGTGTCGGCGAAGTTCCGCAGGGACGGCGTCAGTGCGGAACTGGGCGCCGCCGGTCTTGAGTTGACCCACTGGTGGACGGACGCCGAAGGTCGCTTCGCGCTGTCGCTCAGCGTGGTGTCGTAG
- a CDS encoding extracellular solute-binding protein yields the protein MRRRLLVLLCVTGSLVSACGVLPGEHQRHTVTVWLMKDSASKDFLRRFTEDFEHTHQDLRLDIRIQDWTGVVAKVRRALRADAKGGPDVIEVGNTQVAQYADDGRLADLTLESMRDWGKDDWLPGLAEPGKDGNKQYGVPWYAANRVVIYRKDLFARAGITAPPKTREAWLADTRKLDSGGDQGVYLAGQDWYTLSGFIWDEGGELAERKDYEWRGALDTPAALRGMDFYRRLQALGAGPVDADEEHPPQAGVFAGGKVAQIIAVPGLARSIVRQNPGLKDKLGFFPVPGRTAARPGTVFTGGSDLVVPQNTDDQFAATAVIGALTGAKWDTELARTMNYVPNKTTLAGAVAGEEGVAAMAAGAAHGRATPRSPQWAAVEADNPIKGYMTEVLRGADPAREARRASRRITEALATDLG from the coding sequence GTGAGACGTCGTCTGCTCGTCCTCCTCTGTGTCACCGGCTCACTCGTCAGCGCCTGCGGGGTCCTTCCCGGCGAACACCAACGGCACACCGTCACCGTGTGGCTGATGAAGGACAGCGCCTCGAAGGACTTCCTGCGGCGCTTCACCGAGGACTTCGAGCACACCCACCAGGACCTCCGTCTCGACATCCGCATCCAGGACTGGACCGGCGTCGTGGCGAAGGTCCGGCGGGCGCTCAGGGCCGACGCCAAGGGCGGCCCCGACGTCATCGAGGTGGGCAACACCCAGGTCGCGCAGTACGCCGACGACGGCCGGCTCGCCGACCTGACACTGGAGTCGATGCGCGACTGGGGCAAGGACGACTGGCTGCCCGGCCTCGCCGAACCCGGCAAGGACGGCAACAAGCAGTACGGGGTGCCCTGGTACGCGGCCAACCGGGTGGTGATCTACCGCAAGGACCTCTTCGCCCGGGCCGGCATCACCGCCCCGCCGAAGACCCGCGAGGCGTGGCTCGCGGACACCCGCAAGCTCGACTCCGGCGGCGACCAGGGGGTCTACCTCGCCGGACAGGACTGGTACACCCTGTCCGGCTTCATCTGGGACGAGGGCGGCGAGCTGGCCGAGCGGAAGGACTACGAGTGGCGGGGCGCCCTGGACACACCGGCCGCGCTGCGCGGCATGGACTTCTACCGGCGGCTCCAGGCGCTCGGCGCGGGGCCCGTGGACGCCGACGAGGAACACCCGCCCCAGGCCGGGGTGTTCGCCGGCGGCAAGGTGGCACAGATCATCGCCGTTCCGGGGCTCGCCCGGTCGATCGTGCGGCAGAACCCCGGCCTCAAGGACAAGCTCGGCTTCTTCCCGGTGCCCGGCAGGACCGCCGCCCGGCCCGGCACGGTCTTCACCGGCGGCTCCGACCTCGTCGTCCCGCAGAACACCGACGACCAGTTCGCCGCGACGGCTGTCATCGGGGCGCTCACCGGGGCCAAGTGGGACACCGAACTCGCCCGCACCATGAACTACGTGCCCAACAAGACCACCCTGGCGGGCGCGGTGGCGGGGGAGGAGGGGGTCGCCGCGATGGCGGCGGGCGCCGCACACGGACGGGCGACCCCCCGCAGCCCCCAGTGGGCGGCGGTCGAGGCCGACAACCCGATCAAGGGGTACATGACCGAGGTGCTTCGCGGGGCCGACCCGGCGAGGGAGGCCCGCCGGGCCTCCCGAAGGATCACCGAAGCCCTCGCCACCGACCTGGGCTGA
- a CDS encoding antitoxin gives MSVMDKLKQLLKGHEEQAGQGIDKAGDFVDEKTQGKYSSQVDTAQDKLREQLGGTDDRDTPPHP, from the coding sequence ATGTCCGTGATGGACAAGCTGAAGCAGCTGCTCAAGGGCCACGAAGAGCAGGCCGGCCAGGGCATCGACAAGGCAGGCGACTTCGTGGACGAGAAGACCCAGGGCAAGTACAGCTCTCAGGTCGACACCGCCCAGGACAAGCTGAGGGAACAGCTTGGAGGCACGGACGACCGGGACACCCCTCCGCACCCGTAG
- the egtC gene encoding ergothioneine biosynthesis protein EgtC has protein sequence MCRHLAYLGPEEPLGRLLVEPPHSLYRQSWAPERQRYGTVNADGFGVGWYAQDDPVPARYRRAGPIWGDLSFADLARVVRSGALLAAVRDATLPGADGEAAAAPFAAGRWLFSHNGAIAGWPDAAAPLVPSLPPVDLLSLQARTDSAFVWALVQHRLRCGDEPADALGETVRRLAEAAPASRLNLLLTDGTSITATTWGDSLWYRTEPDSGTVVASEPYDDDPLWQEIPDRTVLTASRTGVLLAPLEDPASSPTLDSARAGTSPSPKEPCT, from the coding sequence ATGTGCCGCCATCTGGCCTATCTGGGACCCGAGGAGCCGCTCGGGCGGCTCCTCGTGGAGCCCCCGCACAGTCTGTACCGGCAGTCGTGGGCACCGGAGCGGCAGCGGTACGGGACGGTCAACGCCGACGGATTCGGCGTGGGCTGGTACGCCCAGGACGATCCGGTCCCGGCCCGCTACCGGCGGGCCGGGCCGATCTGGGGGGACCTGTCCTTCGCCGATCTGGCCCGGGTGGTGCGCAGCGGTGCGCTGCTCGCCGCCGTGCGTGACGCGACCCTCCCGGGTGCGGACGGCGAGGCCGCGGCGGCACCCTTCGCCGCCGGACGGTGGCTGTTCAGTCACAACGGCGCGATCGCGGGCTGGCCGGACGCGGCGGCACCCCTGGTGCCCTCGCTGCCCCCGGTCGATCTGCTCTCGCTCCAGGCGCGCACCGACTCGGCGTTCGTGTGGGCCCTGGTCCAGCACCGGCTGCGCTGCGGTGACGAACCCGCCGACGCCCTGGGGGAAACCGTTCGCCGGCTGGCCGAGGCGGCCCCCGCCTCCCGGCTGAACCTGCTGCTCACCGACGGCACCAGCATCACCGCCACCACCTGGGGCGACAGCCTCTGGTACCGCACGGAGCCCGACTCCGGCACGGTCGTCGCCTCCGAACCGTACGACGACGACCCGCTCTGGCAGGAGATCCCCGACCGCACCGTTCTCACGGCGAGCCGCACCGGCGTGCTGCTCGCCCCGCTGGAGGATCCGGCGTCCTCCCCCACTCTCGACTCCGCTCGAGCGGGGACATCCCCATCACCGAAGGAGCCCTGTACGTGA
- a CDS encoding ATP-dependent Clp protease ATP-binding subunit: MSTPGFGFGRSPFEEFDELMSRFFGGAPAPSARRPQRVDIGSLLSERARDLVAEARDIAAVEGSEELDARHLLSAATRNESTRRLLTEAGADPDRIREQLGTGANGAEKTEPGTLTPAAKRALLDAYQISRAEGASYIGPGHLLRALAANPESAAGQVLGEGGWEPARLPAEGAGERKKPSSTPTVDEYGRDLTEDARAGRLDPVIGREEEVEQTIEVLSRRSKNNPVLIGDPGVGKTAVVEGIAQRIVAGEVPKTLTGKRLVSLDLAGMVAGTKYRGEFEERLKRLLDEVGEHGDELILFLDELHTVVGAGGGGEGAMDAGNMLKPALARGELHLIGATTVDEYRRHIEKDAALERRFAPILVGEPTVDDTIEILRGLRDRYEAHHQVKITDEAVVAAAELSDRYITSRFLPDKAIDLMDQAAARVRLRAKTPLEDTREIEDRVAALNREKDQAVADEEYERAKDLRDRIKEAETRLAAAGKAEEQAPRVTAEDIAQVVSRTTGIPVAQLTEEERARLMKLEEHLHERVVGQDEAITAVARAVRRARAGMSDPNRPVGSFLFLGPTGVGKTELARALAAALFGDESRMIRLDMSEFQERHTVSRLVGAPPGYVGHEEAGQLTEAVRRQPYAVLLLDEVEKAHPDVFNTLLQLLDDGRLTDSQGRTVDFKNTVVIMTSNIGADRILASGVEDYAKVRESVLPVLTQHFRPEFLNRIDEIIVFRGLDRAQLRQIVDLLLEHTRRRLHAQDVTMEVTDAAAGLLANIGYQPDFGARPLRRTIQREVDDRLADLLLSGELGAGDRAVVDAADGSVVIRTDKPAGVEG, translated from the coding sequence ATGAGCACCCCAGGTTTCGGTTTCGGACGCAGCCCGTTCGAGGAGTTCGACGAGTTGATGTCCCGGTTCTTCGGCGGCGCACCGGCCCCGTCCGCCCGAAGGCCCCAGCGTGTCGACATCGGCAGTCTGCTCTCCGAGCGGGCCCGCGACCTGGTCGCCGAGGCCCGGGACATCGCGGCGGTCGAGGGCAGCGAGGAACTCGACGCCCGGCACCTGCTGTCCGCCGCCACCCGGAACGAATCCACCCGGCGTCTGCTCACCGAGGCCGGCGCCGACCCGGACCGCATCCGCGAGCAGCTGGGCACCGGCGCGAACGGCGCTGAGAAGACCGAGCCCGGCACGCTCACCCCGGCCGCCAAGCGCGCCCTGCTCGACGCCTACCAGATCTCCCGCGCCGAGGGCGCCTCCTACATCGGCCCCGGTCATCTGCTGCGCGCGCTCGCCGCGAACCCGGAGTCGGCGGCCGGGCAGGTACTCGGGGAGGGCGGCTGGGAGCCGGCCCGGCTGCCCGCCGAGGGCGCTGGCGAGCGGAAGAAGCCGAGCAGCACGCCGACCGTGGACGAGTACGGCCGCGACCTCACCGAGGACGCCCGGGCGGGCCGCCTGGACCCGGTGATCGGGCGTGAGGAGGAGGTCGAGCAGACCATCGAGGTCCTCTCCCGCCGCAGCAAGAACAACCCCGTCCTGATCGGCGACCCCGGTGTCGGCAAGACGGCCGTGGTCGAAGGCATCGCCCAGCGCATCGTGGCCGGGGAGGTGCCCAAGACACTCACCGGCAAGCGGCTGGTCTCGCTGGATCTGGCCGGCATGGTGGCGGGCACCAAGTACCGGGGCGAGTTCGAGGAACGGCTGAAGAGACTCCTCGACGAGGTCGGCGAACACGGCGACGAACTGATCCTGTTCCTGGACGAGCTGCACACCGTCGTCGGTGCCGGAGGCGGCGGCGAGGGCGCCATGGACGCGGGCAACATGCTCAAGCCGGCCCTGGCGCGCGGCGAGCTGCATCTGATCGGGGCGACGACCGTGGACGAGTACCGCAGGCACATCGAGAAGGACGCCGCCCTGGAGCGCCGCTTCGCCCCCATCCTGGTCGGCGAGCCCACCGTGGACGACACCATCGAGATCCTGCGCGGCCTGCGCGACCGGTACGAGGCCCACCACCAGGTGAAGATCACCGACGAGGCGGTCGTCGCCGCGGCCGAGCTGTCCGACCGGTACATCACCTCACGCTTCCTGCCCGACAAGGCGATCGACCTGATGGACCAGGCCGCCGCCCGGGTGCGGCTGCGGGCCAAGACCCCGCTCGAGGACACCCGGGAGATCGAGGACCGCGTCGCCGCCCTGAACCGGGAGAAGGACCAGGCCGTCGCCGACGAGGAGTACGAGCGTGCCAAGGACCTGCGCGACCGCATCAAGGAGGCCGAGACCCGGCTGGCCGCGGCGGGCAAGGCGGAGGAACAGGCGCCGAGGGTCACCGCCGAGGACATCGCCCAGGTCGTCTCCCGCACCACGGGCATCCCGGTGGCGCAGCTCACCGAGGAGGAGCGGGCGCGGCTGATGAAGCTGGAGGAGCATCTGCACGAGCGGGTCGTGGGGCAGGACGAGGCGATCACCGCCGTGGCGCGCGCGGTGCGCAGGGCCCGCGCCGGTATGAGCGATCCCAACCGTCCTGTCGGCAGCTTCCTCTTCCTCGGCCCGACCGGTGTCGGCAAGACCGAACTGGCCCGGGCCCTCGCGGCCGCCCTCTTCGGCGACGAGAGCCGCATGATCCGTCTCGACATGAGCGAGTTCCAGGAGCGGCACACGGTCTCCCGCCTGGTCGGCGCTCCTCCCGGATACGTCGGCCACGAGGAGGCCGGCCAGCTCACCGAGGCGGTGCGCAGGCAGCCGTACGCCGTTCTCCTGCTGGACGAGGTGGAGAAGGCGCACCCGGACGTCTTCAACACCCTGCTGCAGCTCCTGGACGACGGCCGGCTCACCGACTCCCAGGGCCGCACCGTCGACTTCAAGAACACCGTCGTCATCATGACGTCGAACATCGGCGCCGACCGCATCCTGGCCTCCGGCGTGGAGGACTACGCCAAGGTCCGCGAGTCGGTGCTGCCCGTCCTCACCCAGCACTTCCGGCCGGAGTTCCTCAACCGCATCGACGAGATCATCGTCTTCCGCGGCCTGGACCGCGCCCAGTTGCGCCAGATCGTCGATCTGCTGCTGGAGCACACCCGGCGCCGCCTGCACGCCCAGGACGTCACGATGGAGGTCACCGACGCGGCGGCCGGACTGCTCGCGAACATCGGCTACCAGCCCGACTTCGGCGCCCGCCCGTTGCGCCGCACCATCCAGCGCGAGGTGGACGACCGCCTCGCCGATCTGTTGCTGTCCGGCGAGCTGGGCGCGGGCGACCGGGCGGTGGTGGACGCGGCCGACGGCTCCGTGGTGATCCGGACGGACAAGCCGGCCGGCGTGGAGGGCTGA